The segment CTCGCCGCGCGCGTCCACGTCGATCTTCTTGGACAGGTCGCCGCGCGCAACGGCCGTGGTGACCTCGGCGATGTTGCGCACCTGGCCGGTGAGGTTGGACGCCATGAAGTTCACCGACTCGGTGAGGTCCTTCCAGGTGCCCGAGACGCCGGGCACGCGGGCCTGGCCGCCGAGGATGCCGTCGGTGCCCACCTCGCGGGCCACCCGGGTCACCTCGTCACCGAAGGCGGAGAGCGTGTCCACCATGGTGTTGATCGTTTCTGCGAGGGTCGCGACCTCGCCGCGCGCCTCGACGGTGATCTTCTTCGTCAGGTCGCCGTTGGCGACCGCCGTGGCGACCGAGGAGATGGACCGCACCTGGCTCGTCAGGTTGTTGGCCATCAGGTTCACGTTGTCGGTCAGGTCCTTCCAGATGCCCGACACGTCCCGGACCCGCGCCTGACCGCCCAACTGCCCCTCGGTGCCCACCTCGCGGGCCACCCGGGTCACCTCGTCACCGAAGGCCGACAGCTGGTCGACCATCGTGTTGACGGTGGTGACCAGAGCGAGGATCTCGCCCTTGGCGTCGACGGTGATCTTCTTCGACAGGTCGCCCTGCGCGACCGCCGTGGTGACCTCGGCGATCGTACGCACCTGGCTCGTCAGGTTGGTCGCCATGAAGTTGACGGACTGGGTCAGGTCCTTCCACGTCCCCGACACGCCCTTGACCTCGGCCTGGCCGCCCAGGATGCCCTCGGTACCCACCTCGCGGGCCACCCGGGTGACCTGCTCCGCGAAGGAGGAGAGCTGGTCCACCATCGTGTTGAGGGTGTTCTTCAGCTCCAGGATCTCGCCCCGCGCGTCCACGTCGATCTTCTGCGACAGGTCGCCGCGCGCCACGGCGGTCGCGACCTGCGCGATGTTACGGACCTGGGCGGTCAGGTTCCCGGCCATGCCGTTCACCGAATCCGTCAGGTCCCGCCACACGCCGGCCACACCCGGCACCTGCGCCTGGCCGCCGAGCCGCCCCTCCGTACCCACGTCGCGGGCGACGCGGGTCACCTGGTCGGCGAAGGCCGAGAGCTGGTCGACCATCGTGTTGAGGGTGTTCTTCAGCTCCAGGATCTCGCCCCGCGCGTCGACCTCGATCTTCTGGGAGAGGTCGCCGCGCGCCACGGCGGTGGTCACCTGGGCGATCTGGCGGACCTGGGAGGTCAGGTTGCCCGCCATGAAGTTGACGGAGTCCGTCAGGTCCTTCCAGACGCCGCTGACGCCGTCCACCCGCGCCTGCCCGCCGAGCCGGCCCTCGGTACCCACGTCGCGGGCGACACGGGTCACCTGGGCGGCGAAGGACGAGAGCTGGTCCACCATGCGGTTGACGGTGTTCTTGAGCTCCAGCATCTCGCCGGAGACATCGACGGTGACCTTCTGCGACAGGTCGCCGTTGGCGACCGCCGTCGTCACCTGCGCGATGTTGCGGACCTGGCCGGTGAGGTTGCGGAAAGCGGTGTTGACCGAGTCCGTCAGGTCCTTCCACGTCCCCGCCGCACCCGGCACCTGCGCCTGACCACCGAGTTCGCCCTCCACGCCGACCTCGCGGGCCACCCTGGTGACCTCGGCGCCGAAGGCCGACAGCTGGTCGACCATCGTGTTGACGGTGTTCTTCAGCTCCAGCATCTCGCCGGAGACGACCACCGTGACCTTCTGCGACAGGTCGCCGTTGGCGACCGCCGTCGTCACCTGCGCGATGTCCCGCACCTGGCCGGTGAGGTTGCGGAAAGCGGTGTTGACCGAGTCCGTCAGGTCCTTCCACGTCCCCGCCGCACCCGGCACCTGCGCCTGACCACCGAGCTGGCCCTCCGCGCCGACCTCGCCCGCGACCCGGGTCACCTCGTCGGCGAAGGTACGCAGCGTCTCGGTCATCGCGTTGATGGTCTCGGCGAGCTGCGCGACCTCGCCGCGCGCGCCGATCGTGATCTTCTGCGACAGGTCACCGTTCGCGACCGCCGTCGTCACCTGCGCGATGTCGCGCACCTGGGCCGTCAGATTCCCGGCCATAAGATTTACGGAATCCGTCAGGTCCTTCCACACCCCGGCCACACCCGGCACCTGCGCCTGGCCGCCGAGTTCGCCTTCGGTGCCGACCTCGCGGGCCACCCGGGTCACTTCGGAGGCGAAGGAGGAGAGCTGGTCCACCATCGTGTTGACGGTGTTCTTCAACTCCAGCATCTCGCCGGCCACATGAACCGTGACCTTACGGGACAGGTCACCCTTCGCGACCGCCGTCGTGACGAGAGCGATGTCCCGCACCTGCGCGGTCAGCCGGGACGCCATCGTGTTGACGGAATCCGTCAGGTCCTTCCACGAGCCCGACATCCCGCGCACCCGCGCCTGCCCGCCGAGCTTTCCCTCGGTGCCCACCTCGCTGGCCACCCGGGTCACCTCGTCGGTGAACGCCGACAGCTGGTCGACCAGCCCGTTGGTGGTCCGGCCCACCTTCAGGAACTCCCCGCGCAACGGGTGCGCCGAGCCGTCGGAGCCCTGCGAGCGCAGGTCCATCCGCTGCTCAAGGTCGCCCTCCGCCACCGCGGACAGCACCCGGCCGACCTCGGACACCGGGCGTACGAGATCCTCCACCAGCGCGTTGGAGGCGTCGATCGCCGCCGCCCAGGCGCCCTCGCAGGGGCCGATCTCCAGGCGCTCGGTGAGCTTGCCCTCCCGGCCGACCACCCGGCGTACGCGCGCCAGTTCGCCGGTGAGGTGCTGATTGCGGTCCGCGACCTCGTTGAAGACGGCGGAGATCTCCGCCATCACCCCGTCGCCGGAGACCGTCAGCCGCTTGCGGAAGTTGCCGTCCCGCATGGACGACAGGGCGGCCAGCAGTCTGTGCAGGGCAGCCGAATCCACCTCGACGGTCCCGTTGATCCGGGCCCGTGCGTTCTTCGCCCGCGCGGCATTACCCCGCGTCGAAGCGGACGTAACGCCGCCTCGCGCCGATGCGCCAGACTCCACCGTGTCCCTCCCAGAGGGTCGACCGACCTGCATGTGCCCCTATAGGGCATGCCCAGTGTTTCACCACGCCCCACCATCGGGGCAAA is part of the Streptomyces sp. NBC_01262 genome and harbors:
- a CDS encoding HAMP domain-containing protein; the encoded protein is MESGASARGGVTSASTRGNAARAKNARARINGTVEVDSAALHRLLAALSSMRDGNFRKRLTVSGDGVMAEISAVFNEVADRNQHLTGELARVRRVVGREGKLTERLEIGPCEGAWAAAIDASNALVEDLVRPVSEVGRVLSAVAEGDLEQRMDLRSQGSDGSAHPLRGEFLKVGRTTNGLVDQLSAFTDEVTRVASEVGTEGKLGGQARVRGMSGSWKDLTDSVNTMASRLTAQVRDIALVTTAVAKGDLSRKVTVHVAGEMLELKNTVNTMVDQLSSFASEVTRVAREVGTEGELGGQAQVPGVAGVWKDLTDSVNLMAGNLTAQVRDIAQVTTAVANGDLSQKITIGARGEVAQLAETINAMTETLRTFADEVTRVAGEVGAEGQLGGQAQVPGAAGTWKDLTDSVNTAFRNLTGQVRDIAQVTTAVANGDLSQKVTVVVSGEMLELKNTVNTMVDQLSAFGAEVTRVAREVGVEGELGGQAQVPGAAGTWKDLTDSVNTAFRNLTGQVRNIAQVTTAVANGDLSQKVTVDVSGEMLELKNTVNRMVDQLSSFAAQVTRVARDVGTEGRLGGQARVDGVSGVWKDLTDSVNFMAGNLTSQVRQIAQVTTAVARGDLSQKIEVDARGEILELKNTLNTMVDQLSAFADQVTRVARDVGTEGRLGGQAQVPGVAGVWRDLTDSVNGMAGNLTAQVRNIAQVATAVARGDLSQKIDVDARGEILELKNTLNTMVDQLSSFAEQVTRVAREVGTEGILGGQAEVKGVSGTWKDLTQSVNFMATNLTSQVRTIAEVTTAVAQGDLSKKITVDAKGEILALVTTVNTMVDQLSAFGDEVTRVAREVGTEGQLGGQARVRDVSGIWKDLTDNVNLMANNLTSQVRSISSVATAVANGDLTKKITVEARGEVATLAETINTMVDTLSAFGDEVTRVAREVGTDGILGGQARVPGVSGTWKDLTESVNFMASNLTGQVRNIAEVTTAVARGDLSKKIDVDARGEILELKTTINTMVGQLSAFGDEVTRMARDVGTEGRLGGQARVPGVSGIWKDLTDSVNLMANNLTRQVRNIAQVATAVTRGDLNIRTDVDAAGEILELQDYINTMIVRLRETTLANKEQDWLKGNLARISGLMQGRRDLNDVAALIMSELTPVVAAQHGAFFLAEEIERGGEEEAAGFPYELRLIGSYGFSKRTMPTTFLPGEGLIGTAAVEKRQILMENVPPGYLRIASGLGEAPPAHVIVLPVLFEERVLGVIELASFGPFTQIQKDFLGQITDMIAVSVNTISVNTKTEGLLKQSQELTEQLRERSAELESRQRALELSNAELEEKSDRLARQNRDIEVKNTEIEDARQVLEERAEQLAVSMRYKSEFLANMSHELRTPLNSLLILAKLLADNAEGNLSPKQVEFAETIHGAGSDLLQLINDILDLSKVEAGKMDVSPTRIALVQLVDYVEATFRPLTAEKGLDFSVRVSPELPVTLHTDEQRLLQVLRNLLSNAVKFTDSGSVELVIRQPAGAEAPQYIREQMLESGALRDPDQPLIAFSVTDTGIGIAASKMRVIFEAFKQADGTTSRKYGGTGLGLSISREIARLLGGEIHADSQPGRGSTFTLYLPLSSGELPPQGYPALPLGSVEDDVTADHSGHGPFTGHALQPGLRGGRGAGSSLARLRRRSAIPALPVAAPAPQMADSWVDGANSDAYTGFAGGFNGEKVLIVDDDIRNVFALTSVLEQHGLTVLYAENGREGIEVLEQHDDVAVVLMDIMMPEMDGYATTAAIRRMPQFAGLPIIALTAKAMKGDREKSIESGASDYVAKPVDTDHLLAVMEQWMNAR